From Paenibacillus thermoaerophilus:
AAATATTCATTGATATAGACGCTGTTGGGGAACCCTTGAAGCGTCTTGCTTTTCGCCCGCTCGTAGAAATCGTGCATCATGACCAGCTTCTCGTTGCCCCGCAGCTTCGGATCGTCGAGGGCGGGCAGCAGGCTCGGGATCGTCTTGGATTCGACCGAAAATTCCACTTGGGATTCGTGCCCGACCAAATACTGCATGAACTCCCAGGCTTCGTCCGGATGTTTCGCCTTTTTCGGAATGAAGACCGCACGCGGCGAGACCATCCCGGAACCTTTCAGGTCCGGCCGGTTGGCGGGATGCGGGAACGGAGCGATGCCGATCGGACCGTCCGGCTTGCGTTCTTCGGGGAAGTTGTATTCCCAGCCGATCATCATCGCCAGCTTGCCGGTCAACAGCGGGTCGTTGGGCGTCCCCCGCTGGCCCATGCCGGAGCGGAATTTGGCGATTTGATCCATCCCGAATTCCTCGTAAAATTTGCGCTGGTAAGCGATCGAGGCGACGTTCGCCTCCTGATTGGCCGTAAGCTTCCCATTGGCGTCCACCCAGCTTCCGCCGAAGATGATCGGCCAGAACACGTTGTCGATCCAGGGATAATCCGGAATGAAGCCGATTTGCGTGATTTCGCCGTTCTCGCGTTTCGTCAGCTTCTTGGCGGTC
This genomic window contains:
- a CDS encoding ABC transporter substrate-binding protein, producing MLASAVGLAGCSDGASKPPEESPARNEATPTSAPKEKVEITFWHVWSDKDAGPITARVEAFNKSQDRITVKVLGNQDATKQLTAISGGNPPDIALTYWNNIGPWGQAGAVLPLTDYLKNGKVDTASFVPAALERMKVNGEYYALPFTFSMASTLMYNKKAFQDAGITKPPETLEELFETAKKLTKRENGEITQIGFIPDYPWIDNVFWPIIFGGSWVDANGKLTANQEANVASIAYQRKFYEEFGMDQIAKFRSGMGQRGTPNDPLLTGKLAMMIGWEYNFPEERKPDGPIGIAPFPHPANRPDLKGSGMVSPRAVFIPKKAKHPDEAWEFMQYLVGHESQVEFSVESKTIPSLLPALDDPKLRGNEKLVMMHDFYERAKSKTLQGFPNSVYINEYLQALTEETEKALKGQATPQEAMDRVVARIQPLADKAASKS